CTAGGCTCGCCCGCAAGTTGCAGTTTGGTTTCCCTTGCAGTACAGAGCCTGCGGAGCATGTGACCGCGGGCTCTCGTCGTTTTCAGACGTATGCAGTTGTGCGGCATCTTGTTTTCACACTTGCAGGGTTCTGGAGCAGGGCAACCCTTTGGGCCCAAGGAGGGCTTATGGCTACCGGAACCGTGAAGTGGTTCAACGCCGAAAAGGGCTTTGGCTTCATCGCCCAGGAAGGCGGCGGCCCCGACGTCTTCGTCCACTACTCCGCCATCAACGCGAGCGGCTTCCGTTCGCTGGAGGAGAACCAGCAGGTCTCCTTCGATGTGACGCAGGGCCCGAAGGGTCCGCAGGCGGAGAACGTCACCCCCGTCTGATCCGAGGGATGCCCCTCTGACGACGTCTGAGAGCAGTACCCAAGGAGCCCCTCGCCTTTCGGCGCAGGGGCTCCTGCCTTTTCCCCGCCGCTCCCGCGGTTCCCGCGGTTCCCGCCGTTCCCGCCTTTCCACCTTCCCCCGCCTTGCCCCCGCCTTGCCCCCGCCTTGGCGCCTTTCTCAGATGTGCTGCATCACGAGCACAAAGGTCGTCCCGGGCGCGAGTGCCTCGTACGAATGCGGCACGTCACCACGGAACGCCATGTAGTCCCCGGGGCCGAGTTCGACCTCCTCACCCCTCGGGCCCGCCTTCACCCGACCCGTGCTCACGGTGAGGTGCTCCACCGTCCCCGGGATGTGCGGCTCCGACTCCCGTACCGACCCCGGTTCGAGCCGGGTGCGGTAGATGTCGCGGCGCGCCCCCGGCGGGCTGGCGGACAGCAGGACCGCCGTGTAACTGGAGTGTTCCGAGTGGACGGTGGGCCCCTCCCCCGCCCGGACCACCTGCACCGCCGGCATCGGCGGCTCGATCAGCGCACTGAACGGCACCCCGAGCGCCACGCCCAGCGCCCACAGCGTCTCCATGCTCGGATTGCCGCTCGCCGCCTCCAACTGGGACAGCGTCGACTTCGCGATCCCGGCGCGCTTGGCCAGCTCGGAGAGGGAGAGGCCGGCGCGGGTGCGCTCCCGGCGGAGGGAGGCGGCGATCCAGTCGAGCGGGAGCCGGGACGGAGGCTTCGGCCCCTCGGAGGCTGCGTCGGACATGTCGTTCGCTCCAGAAGTACGATCGTTCGCCTTGACGAACACGATGGCTCATGTTCATTGTAGAGAACATGCGTTCGCTGCTCCGAACACCCCAGGTCCGTGACCCCGCGCTGTTCCGGGACATCTCCCTCGTCTGTGCCGCCGGAGGCGTCGTCGGCGTCTCCTTCGGGGCGATCTCGGTGGCGGGCGGGCTGCCCGTGTGGGTGCCGGTGGTGATGTCGCTGGTCGTGTACGCGGGTGCCGCGCAGTTCAGCGCGGTCGGGATCCTGCTGGCCGGCGGCGGACCGTTCGCGGCGGCGGCCACGGGGCTGCTGCTCAACACCCGCAACGCGGCCTTCAGTCTGGCGGTCGCCGACCTCCTGGGACCCGGGAGGGCCGCGCGGTTCGTCGGCGCGCATCTCGTCACCGACGAGACGGTGGCCTTCGCCCTGGCCCAGAGCGATCCGGTACGGCGTCGGGTCGCGTTCTGGGTCTCGGGGCTCGGCATGTTCGCCGTCTGGAACGTGTGCGTCCTGGCCGGGGCCCTGGCCGGCACCGCGCTGGGCGACACCGCCACGTACGGCCTCGACGCCGCCTTCCCCGCCGTGCTCGCCGCGCTGGTGCTGCCCGCCCTGCGGGAGAGCCCGCCCGTGCGCCGGGCCGCTCTGCTCGGGGCGGCGATCGCGCTGGCGACGACTCCGGTGACCCCCACGGGGGTTCCCGTCCTGCTGGCGCTGGCCGGGCTGGT
The DNA window shown above is from Streptomyces akebiae and carries:
- a CDS encoding AzlC family ABC transporter permease: MRSLLRTPQVRDPALFRDISLVCAAGGVVGVSFGAISVAGGLPVWVPVVMSLVVYAGAAQFSAVGILLAGGGPFAAAATGLLLNTRNAAFSLAVADLLGPGRAARFVGAHLVTDETVAFALAQSDPVRRRVAFWVSGLGMFAVWNVCVLAGALAGTALGDTATYGLDAAFPAVLAALVLPALRESPPVRRAALLGAAIALATTPVTPTGVPVLLALAGLVVWRASPEGKGAADGRVS
- a CDS encoding helix-turn-helix domain-containing protein; this translates as MSDAASEGPKPPSRLPLDWIAASLRRERTRAGLSLSELAKRAGIAKSTLSQLEAASGNPSMETLWALGVALGVPFSALIEPPMPAVQVVRAGEGPTVHSEHSSYTAVLLSASPPGARRDIYRTRLEPGSVRESEPHIPGTVEHLTVSTGRVKAGPRGEEVELGPGDYMAFRGDVPHSYEALAPGTTFVLVMQHI
- a CDS encoding cold-shock protein, translated to MATGTVKWFNAEKGFGFIAQEGGGPDVFVHYSAINASGFRSLEENQQVSFDVTQGPKGPQAENVTPV